GCGATGATGTCGGCAACGACGCCGGCGCCCACCGTGCGGCCACCCTCACGGATGGCGAAGCGCAGCTCCTTCTCCATGGCGACCGGAGTAATGAGCTCCACCTCGATGGCGATGTTGTCTCCCGGCATCACCATTTCCACGTTGTCCGGCAGCTTCACCGTGCCCGTCACGTCCGTGGTGCGGAAGTAGAACTGCGGCCGGTAGCCCTTGAAGAACGGCGTGTGCCGCCCGCCCTCTTCCTTCGACAGCACGTACACCTGCGCCTTGAACTTCGTGTGCGGGTTGATGCTGCCAGGCTTGGCCAGCACCTGCCCACGCTCCAGGTCCTCGCGCTTCAGGCCGCGCAGCAGCGCGCCGATGTTGTCTCCCGCCATGCCCTCGTCCAGCAGCTTGCGGAACATCTCCACGCCCGTGATGACCGTCTTCTGCGTGGGCCGGATACCGACGATCTCGATTTCCTCGCCCACCTTGATCTTGCCGCGCTCCACGCGGCCGGTGGCCACCGTTCCGCGGCCGGCGATGGAGAACACGTCTTCCACCGGCATCAGGAACGGCTTGTCCGTGGCGCGCTGCGGCGTCGGGATGTACTCGTCCACCGCCGCCATCAGCTTCAGGATCGCGCCCTCGCCGATGTCGCTGGCGTCACCCTCCAGCGCCTTGAGCGCGCTGCCGGGGATGAT
This Stigmatella aurantiaca DNA region includes the following protein-coding sequences:
- the tuf gene encoding elongation factor Tu; amino-acid sequence: GHVDHGKTSLTAAITKVLAKTGGATFLAYDQIDKAPEERERGITISTAHVEYQTKNRHYAHVDCPGHADYVKNMITGAAQMDGAILVVSAADGPMPQTREHILLARQVGVPYIVVFLNKVDMLDDPELRELVEMEVRDLLKKYEFPGDSIPIIPGSALKALEGDASDIGEGAILKLMAAVDEYIPTPQRATDKPFLMPVEDVFSIAGRGTVATGRVERGKIKVGEEIEIVGIRPTQKTVITGVEMFRKLLDEGMAGDNIGALLRGLKREDLERGQVLAKPGSINPHTKFKAQVYVLSKEEGGRHTPFFKGYRPQFYFRTTDVTGTVKLPDNVEMVMPGDNIAIEVELITPVAMEKELRFAIREGGRTVGAGVVADIIA